The DNA window GAAGATCATACTAATAATAAGGTGTTAGTTATTGATCCTCTGACGAACCTTGTGGTCGATTCAGTAATGACCGGCAAGGAGCCGCAGTCGATGGTGGTGGATAAAAACGAAAAGCTCTGGGTGCTGTGCAGCGGTGGCTGGATGGGTGACGAGTTCCCGACGCTCTACCGGATAAATCCCCGGTCGCTGCAAGCCGAACGAATTTACACTTTCGACGATGTCGACAGCTCGCCGTCTTCGCTTTGCGCTAATGGCAATGCCGATTCGTTGTATTTTATCAATGGCGGGATTTACGCAATGTCGATTAGTGATGCTAATCTGCCCGGCCAGCCACTGATTGAACCCGATACTCATTTGTTATATACGCTGGCGGTTCATCCCAAAACCTCCGAAATCTTTGCAACCGACGCCATCGACTACCAGCAAAAAGGTTTGGTGCTGCGTTATCGTGCCAACGGAACTTTTATAGCAGAATATCGTACAGGTCTCATCCCCGGAAAGATGACTTTTACAGCGAAATAGTTTCGTGTTAATTAGCCTGATCCGGGGGAATTCGAGGACTACTGTATTTCTTGTTAAAATATTTGAATAAATCGGCTTAGTCGCACTATTTAATTTAGTTTTGCCGTCAAATTATTTAAACAAAAAAATCATGGAAATGATAGCTGATGTAACCCTTCAGGAGGGAATGGCGTTTGAAGTTGGTCTGAATGGCCATAAATTTATGATTGATGCCGGCGAACAATCTGGTGGTAAAAATTTGGGGCCTCGTCCCAAAGCATTGACCCTCGCATCGTTGGGCGGCTGCACCGGGATAGATGTAATTTCTATTCTTCGCAAGATGCGCATCGAACCCGACTATTTCAACGTAACTGTAGGCGCCGAGTTGACCGAAGAGCATCCCAAATATTTTAGCAAGATTCACATCATCTACTCTTTTAAAGGCAAGATTTTGCCCATGAACAAACTTGAAAAGGCTATAAATCTTTCGCAGGAGCATTATTGTGGTGTGTCGTTAATGCTCGGAAAAACTGCTGTCATTACCCACGAGATTAAAATTTTGGAATAAGCACACAACTTTATTTGGTCTTAATCCAATAAGGTTTTTACTTAAAAATATTTAGAGCTTTGAAGTGGCTCTCAACCCGTGGTTGCTATCTTTGAATTACCATGATCAGCTCGCTGAGGATCATCGACGTTGCACCCCATATCAAACGGTTGTCGATGAAGAAGCAGGGTACTTCGGCGGTGTAGTTGGCTCCGGTGACCGTGCGCATTTTTATAGCATCGGGCCGAAGCAGGTCGTCGAGTTTTATGGTAAAAACTTCTTGAACTTCAACAGGATCAGGCACAAAGTGCGGCTCATGGGTGAGGTATCCTACAAAAGGATGCACCAGAAAATTGCTTGGCGGGATGTACAAATCAGAAAGCTGTCCTATCACTTTTATATCTTTTGCAGAAATGCCGGTTTCTTCTTCCGTTTCGCGCAGGGCTGTCTGGCAAGTGTCGGCATCACTTTTTTCGGTACGTCCCCCCGGAAAAGCTATCTGGCCGCTGTGTACCCCATCATAAAGAGGGCGCTGAATAAATACCAGCCGGATGTCGTT is part of the Bacteroidales bacterium genome and encodes:
- a CDS encoding OsmC family protein; this encodes MEMIADVTLQEGMAFEVGLNGHKFMIDAGEQSGGKNLGPRPKALTLASLGGCTGIDVISILRKMRIEPDYFNVTVGAELTEEHPKYFSKIHIIYSFKGKILPMNKLEKAINLSQEHYCGVSLMLGKTAVITHEIKILE
- a CDS encoding CoA pyrophosphatase, which gives rise to MSQKIQSLITQLQQQLCQPLPGTSAHQRLMPEIRRRYPENPDLAAAMSSSVMALFFEQTNDIRLVFIQRPLYDGVHSGQIAFPGGRTEKSDADTCQTALRETEEETGISAKDIKVIGQLSDLYIPPSNFLVHPFVGYLTHEPHFVPDPVEVQEVFTIKLDDLLRPDAIKMRTVTGANYTAEVPCFFIDNRLIWGATSMILSELIMVIQR